The following proteins come from a genomic window of Mucinivorans hirudinis:
- a CDS encoding Thymidylate kinase, protein MFIVIEGLDGAGKSTQVALLKEYFATKGLSCEYLHFPRFDAPYYGELIARFLRGELGEVGQVAPELIATVYAADRCDASPVIRGWLADGKVVIVDRYVLSNVAYQCAKVENRDELKQWILGLEYEYNKIVRADVTLFLDVPFRFTENSLSRARAGNDRGYLAGKEDIHEASLALQRAVREVYLAHNEDNYHIINCADGNGEMRTAAEISRLIIDKIV, encoded by the coding sequence ATGTTTATAGTTATAGAAGGATTGGACGGAGCTGGCAAATCCACTCAGGTTGCCCTGCTCAAAGAGTATTTTGCGACAAAGGGTTTGAGTTGTGAATATCTGCATTTTCCACGTTTCGATGCCCCCTATTACGGCGAATTGATTGCGCGCTTTCTGCGTGGCGAACTAGGAGAGGTAGGGCAGGTTGCTCCCGAGCTGATTGCAACGGTATACGCAGCCGACCGTTGCGATGCCTCGCCCGTGATAAGGGGCTGGTTGGCAGATGGTAAAGTGGTGATTGTGGATAGGTATGTGCTATCGAATGTTGCCTACCAGTGTGCTAAAGTCGAGAATAGGGATGAACTGAAGCAATGGATTCTGGGGCTGGAGTACGAATATAATAAAATTGTCAGAGCAGACGTTACCCTCTTTTTGGACGTGCCCTTTCGCTTCACCGAAAATTCGCTCAGCCGTGCCCGCGCCGGCAACGACCGCGGCTATCTTGCCGGCAAGGAGGATATTCACGAGGCATCGCTCGCGCTGCAACGTGCCGTGCGAGAGGTGTATCTGGCTCATAATGAAGATAATTACCACATAATAAACTGCGCCGATGGGAATGGCGAAATGAGGACGGCAGCAGAAATTTCGCGACTTATAATTGATAAAATCGTCTGA
- a CDS encoding M49 family peptidase has product MSSNMQNILAALRRQMNGAVSGTMRELGQADYLNFGVSLPTIKEIAMRYYPDNELAEELASHKSREAKIAALYVAENIDLQTMERWSCHWANQEIARLSAMLLFHKSPQAAIISNKWLEDSELRKIAALYTAGKIADVVDGDIVDKILKINVPSGSAGVDAAVVYALREIFHKQPQYHQAIKSRDIAELNWQIEG; this is encoded by the coding sequence ATGTCAAGCAATATGCAAAATATTCTCGCTGCTCTGCGCCGCCAGATGAATGGGGCGGTGAGTGGTACGATGCGCGAATTGGGACAGGCGGACTATCTCAATTTCGGTGTGTCGTTGCCCACCATCAAGGAGATTGCAATGCGCTATTACCCTGACAATGAGCTGGCTGAAGAGCTTGCCTCACATAAATCGCGTGAGGCGAAAATTGCCGCTCTATACGTGGCGGAGAACATTGATTTGCAGACGATGGAACGGTGGAGCTGCCACTGGGCGAATCAGGAAATTGCGCGGCTTAGTGCAATGCTTCTTTTTCATAAATCTCCGCAGGCGGCTATAATCAGCAATAAATGGCTTGAAGATAGTGAATTGCGTAAAATTGCAGCGCTCTACACAGCCGGTAAAATTGCGGATGTTGTGGATGGCGACATTGTTGATAAGATATTGAAAATAAACGTGCCAAGCGGCTCGGCAGGGGTCGATGCCGCTGTGGTCTACGCCTTGCGCGAGATTTTTCACAAACAGCCTCAATATCACCAAGCTATCAAGTCTAGGGATATTGCAGAACTTAATTGGCAGATTGAGGGTTGA
- a CDS encoding Rubrerythrin, whose protein sequence is MKKIFTLIAVAAIAFACDAKPEKTIENLKAAATGESNASAKYAKFAEKATADSLFAVATLFNAASAAEAQHAANHIKVLKELSGEDFAPVIEEIIVGTTLENLATAKGGEEHEFTVMYPEFVATAQAEGATKAENSFTWATTAEAKHAGFYQEATDAINNNDLCCFTAEWAVCPVCGDTYKVSELGASCALCGTAKEKFVIFSTPVASI, encoded by the coding sequence ATGAAAAAAATCTTTACACTGATTGCCGTAGCAGCAATCGCCTTTGCTTGCGATGCAAAACCCGAAAAGACCATCGAAAACCTGAAAGCTGCTGCAACAGGCGAAAGCAACGCTTCGGCTAAGTATGCAAAATTTGCAGAAAAGGCAACCGCCGACTCACTCTTTGCTGTGGCAACACTCTTCAATGCAGCTTCGGCAGCCGAAGCACAACACGCTGCTAACCACATCAAAGTTCTCAAGGAGCTCTCCGGCGAGGATTTTGCTCCTGTAATCGAAGAGATTATCGTGGGCACAACACTCGAAAATCTTGCAACTGCCAAAGGTGGCGAGGAGCACGAGTTCACGGTTATGTATCCTGAATTTGTAGCAACCGCACAGGCGGAAGGCGCAACAAAAGCAGAAAACAGCTTTACGTGGGCAACAACAGCAGAAGCTAAACACGCAGGTTTCTACCAAGAGGCTACCGACGCTATCAACAACAACGACCTCTGCTGCTTCACAGCCGAGTGGGCAGTTTGTCCCGTTTGTGGCGACACCTACAAGGTATCCGAGCTCGGAGCATCTTGCGCGCTTTGCGGAACAGCTAAAGAAAAATTTGTAATCTTCTCGACACCGGTGGCTTCTATCTAA
- a CDS encoding Cardiolipin synthetase: MNFWDYTYQTILIIYVLMIIATVYTVLHERRDPVRAVTWIAVLVLIPVGGLIVFLFFGQNYRKQKIFSRKELKEVAIIERFSQNQISEIDEMPLREIADNKHIIKLLLNNSKSLLTLSNRVTILKNGEQTFQSIKDALLCAQRSIHLEYYIFENDEIGGQIVEILIEKARQGVAVRVIYDAVGSWSLTPLFIRRLRKCGVEIHCFMPVVFPWFTSKVNYRNHRKIIVIDSSVGFTGGLNIADRYIRGNKYGIWRDTHLKIEGESVKMLQATFVADWWFATKELIQISENKDYNKGDVSMQIVASGPDSDYSAIMQAYFSAINNAKHHIYISTPYFLPNEPILTALKVASLSGIDVRIMLPQRSDSKIVHWASRSYFSELLEAKIKIYLYQNGFNHSKILTIDGQFSSVGTANMDVRSFEDNFEISAMIYSKAVTRQLERDFLDDLRSCTHLNLTRWNARKQKDNLKESIARLFSPLL; encoded by the coding sequence ATGAATTTTTGGGATTACACATATCAAACCATATTGATAATCTACGTTTTGATGATTATCGCCACGGTCTATACGGTGCTGCACGAGCGGCGCGACCCTGTGCGTGCAGTTACTTGGATAGCGGTGTTGGTGCTTATTCCTGTGGGTGGGTTAATAGTGTTTCTGTTCTTCGGACAGAACTACCGTAAACAGAAGATTTTCAGCCGAAAGGAGCTTAAAGAGGTGGCTATTATCGAGCGCTTTTCCCAGAACCAAATCTCGGAAATTGACGAGATGCCGCTACGTGAAATCGCAGATAACAAGCACATCATCAAGCTACTACTGAATAATAGCAAGTCGCTGCTAACCCTCTCGAATAGGGTTACGATTCTCAAGAATGGCGAGCAAACTTTTCAAAGCATAAAGGATGCCTTGCTATGCGCACAAAGGAGTATTCACTTGGAGTACTATATATTTGAAAATGACGAAATTGGAGGGCAAATTGTTGAAATATTAATCGAAAAAGCACGGCAAGGTGTAGCCGTAAGAGTGATTTATGATGCTGTCGGCAGTTGGAGTCTTACTCCGCTGTTTATCCGGCGATTACGTAAATGCGGTGTTGAAATACACTGTTTTATGCCAGTTGTTTTTCCGTGGTTTACGAGCAAGGTAAATTATCGCAACCATCGCAAAATCATAGTTATAGACTCCTCGGTGGGGTTCACGGGCGGGCTAAATATTGCAGACCGCTACATTAGGGGGAATAAGTATGGGATTTGGCGAGACACTCACTTGAAAATCGAGGGCGAGTCGGTTAAGATGCTGCAAGCAACCTTTGTTGCAGACTGGTGGTTTGCAACAAAAGAGTTGATACAAATATCTGAAAACAAGGACTATAACAAGGGTGATGTCTCTATGCAAATCGTTGCCTCGGGTCCCGACTCCGACTATTCCGCCATTATGCAGGCTTATTTCTCGGCAATCAACAATGCCAAGCACCATATCTACATCTCGACGCCCTATTTTCTGCCCAACGAGCCGATACTTACGGCACTTAAAGTCGCTTCACTCAGCGGTATAGATGTCCGTATTATGCTCCCCCAACGCTCCGACAGCAAGATTGTGCACTGGGCATCACGCTCCTATTTTTCTGAATTATTGGAAGCAAAAATTAAAATTTACTTATACCAAAACGGGTTTAACCATAGTAAGATACTGACCATCGACGGGCAATTCTCCTCCGTGGGCACTGCCAATATGGACGTGCGGAGCTTCGAGGATAACTTCGAGATATCTGCTATGATCTATAGCAAAGCCGTCACCAGACAGTTGGAGCGCGATTTCTTGGACGACCTGCGTAGTTGCACCCATCTGAACCTCACCCGTTGGAATGCTCGCAAGCAGAAGGATAACCTCAAGGAGTCGATTGCGCGACTATTCTCGCCACTGCTATAG